The genomic stretch CGCGGGAGTGTCGGTCGCGCGGGCGGCCCGGCCCGCCAGATGATCCCCGGCGCGTTCCAGGCTGTGGGCCAGTTCGGTGTACGAACTGCGTCCGGCCGGGGCCTCCAGCACGCGGGCGACCACGAAGTCCTTGACCTCGCCCTTGCGCTGCCGCGCCAGATACGCCGCGCCGGCGGCCACGCCCACCCCGGCGACGGTCAGGATGGTGGGCAGGAGTTTGCTGCGGGGGGACGTCATGCCCCCCACTACGTGCGCGGGCCACTCAGGGTTCCGGACGGGGCTGCGCCGCGATCATGCCGCCGGGGGTGCCGATCAGCGCCACCCGCGAATCGGCGGGGCAGGGCAGCGCCGGCGTCATCATCAGCGGGTGGGCCAGCGTGTATTCCGGCACGCCCAGGTGCAGGCCCCGGGCACCCCAGCCGAAGCCCTTGCCCAGCCGCGCCCCATGGCCATCCACGGCGACACACGCGAGCACCGCCCCCTGGGCACCGTCCGGTGTCCGCACCGCCTCGCCCACGGCGGGCATGGCCGACAGGCGCGCCCCGGCCACGTCCGTGAGCCGCCAGTACCAGCCTTCCTTCTTCTGGTGCGGCACATACACGGTCACGCCGGCCCGCAGCGCCAGTGTCCTCAGCGGCAGCAGGGCGCGCTCTGGCCCCACGACCAGCACCCGCAGCGCCGCCACCTCCGGGTGGGTCAGCAGGGCGTGGGCGGCCCGGCGGGCGTGCGTGAAATTCGGGTGGTGCCCGTGCGGGGGCACTGGATACCCGCAGGCGCGGGCACGCAGCAGGGCCGTCCAGATCTGTTCGCGGTACGCGCCGGCCGTGGTTCCGGGCGGGGCGGCCGAATTCACCGTCATGGACTCAGGCTACCGCCGCTACACTGGAAACATGACGGTCATCCGTGTGGCAGTGGCGGCGTACCCGGTGGACTTCCACCCGGACTGGGCAGCCTACGAGGCCAAGGTCTCGGCGTGGGTGCAGGACGCGGCCCGACAGGGGGCGGCCCTGCTGGTCTTCCCGGAGTACGGTGCCCTGGAACTCGTGAGCCTGCTCCCCCCGGAACTCCACCACGATGTGATCGGGATGCGCCCGGCCCTCCAGGCGCTGCTGCCGGAGTTCCTGGCCCTGCATGTGCGGCTCGCGCAGCAGCACGGCGTGGGGATCGTGGCGGCCAGCCTGCCGGTCGCGTCCGGGGACGGCTACGTGAACCGCGCGTACGTGATCGGCCCGGACGGCACCGTGTCGTGGCAGGACAAGCTGATGATGACCCGCTTCGAGGACGAGGAGTGGCACATCTCGCCCGGCCAGGGCACGCGGGTCTTCGACCTGGGCGGCGTGACCTTCGGCGTGGCGATCTGCTACGACAGCGAATTCCCGCGT from Deinococcus sp. AB2017081 encodes the following:
- a CDS encoding carbon-nitrogen hydrolase family protein, whose translation is MTVIRVAVAAYPVDFHPDWAAYEAKVSAWVQDAARQGAALLVFPEYGALELVSLLPPELHHDVIGMRPALQALLPEFLALHVRLAQQHGVGIVAASLPVASGDGYVNRAYVIGPDGTVSWQDKLMMTRFEDEEWHISPGQGTRVFDLGGVTFGVAICYDSEFPRLARTLAEAGAELLVVPSFTGSRRGYTRVRVGSMARALEGQCYALHAPLIADAMWTYAVEDAHGMSAIYAPADNGLPEDGIVAQGEWNTPGWLIHDLDLTLTRNVRVDGHVLNWRDRVAAQERPSMPDTVALTVPVRG
- a CDS encoding 5-formyltetrahydrofolate cyclo-ligase, with product MTVNSAAPPGTTAGAYREQIWTALLRARACGYPVPPHGHHPNFTHARRAAHALLTHPEVAALRVLVVGPERALLPLRTLALRAGVTVYVPHQKKEGWYWRLTDVAGARLSAMPAVGEAVRTPDGAQGAVLACVAVDGHGARLGKGFGWGARGLHLGVPEYTLAHPLMMTPALPCPADSRVALIGTPGGMIAAQPRPEP